In Kitasatospora gansuensis, a genomic segment contains:
- the ptsP gene encoding phosphoenolpyruvate--protein phosphotransferase: protein MSRLLDGIGVGTGSAAGPVARMAPPPALPAPRPVADPAAETAAVRRSVGEVAAELADRAERAGGVAGEVLEAQALMAADPTLLDRVAALIAEGTDGPHAVTAAYAEFRALLTAAGGYLAERAADLDDLRDRTVARLLGLPTPGLPDPGHPYVLVAEDLAPADTALLDPAVVLGLVTVRGGPTSHTAILAKALGLPAVVGCAGAAGLTDGQLVLLHAAEGTVEVDPEPGAVRRAAEREQRRRERERGVSGPGRTADGHPVGLLVNLGALAELDGAAAADAEGVGLFRTEFLFLDRAEAPGQAEQTAAYRRVFEAFTGRKVVVRTLDAGADKPLPFATAADEENPALGVRGLRTATRDPELLETQLAAVAAAARGSAAEVWVMAPMVSVPREAAEFAARVRAHGLPLAGAMVEVPAAALRAGRLAEVCDFLSIGTNDLSQYTFAADRLLAPLAALLDPWQPALLDLVAATAGAGAALGRPVGVCGEAAADPELALVLVGLGVNSLSMAPSCLPAVRAALAAHTLGDCRELAELARTAADAETARTLVRRSMNAELRNA from the coding sequence GTGAGCCGGCTGCTCGACGGGATCGGTGTCGGCACCGGCAGCGCGGCCGGGCCGGTGGCCCGGATGGCACCGCCGCCCGCACTGCCCGCACCCCGCCCGGTCGCCGACCCCGCCGCCGAGACGGCGGCCGTCCGACGGTCCGTCGGCGAGGTGGCCGCCGAACTCGCCGACCGGGCCGAGCGGGCCGGGGGAGTGGCCGGGGAGGTGCTGGAGGCGCAGGCGCTGATGGCCGCCGACCCCACCCTGCTGGACCGGGTGGCCGCCCTGATCGCCGAGGGCACCGACGGCCCGCACGCCGTCACCGCCGCCTACGCGGAGTTCCGCGCGCTGCTCACCGCCGCCGGCGGCTACCTGGCCGAACGAGCCGCCGATCTGGACGACCTGAGGGACCGTACGGTGGCCCGGCTGCTCGGCCTGCCCACCCCCGGCCTGCCCGACCCGGGTCACCCGTACGTGCTGGTCGCCGAGGACCTGGCGCCCGCCGACACCGCGTTGCTCGACCCGGCCGTGGTGCTCGGCCTGGTCACCGTCCGCGGCGGCCCGACCAGCCACACCGCGATCCTGGCCAAGGCGCTCGGCCTGCCCGCCGTGGTCGGCTGCGCCGGGGCGGCCGGGCTGACCGACGGTCAACTGGTGCTGCTGCACGCCGCCGAGGGCACCGTCGAGGTCGACCCCGAGCCGGGTGCGGTGCGGCGGGCGGCGGAACGGGAGCAGCGCCGCCGGGAACGGGAGCGCGGCGTCAGCGGCCCCGGCCGGACGGCGGACGGGCACCCCGTCGGCCTGCTGGTCAACCTCGGCGCGCTCGCCGAACTGGACGGGGCGGCCGCGGCCGACGCCGAGGGCGTGGGCCTGTTCCGCACCGAGTTCCTCTTCCTGGACCGCGCCGAAGCCCCCGGTCAGGCCGAGCAGACGGCGGCGTACCGGCGGGTGTTCGAGGCGTTCACGGGGCGCAAGGTGGTGGTCCGCACGCTGGACGCGGGCGCGGACAAGCCGCTGCCGTTCGCCACCGCCGCCGACGAGGAGAACCCCGCGCTCGGCGTCCGGGGCCTGCGCACCGCCACCCGCGACCCGGAGCTCCTTGAAACCCAGTTGGCCGCCGTCGCGGCGGCGGCCCGGGGTAGCGCGGCCGAGGTGTGGGTGATGGCGCCGATGGTCTCGGTGCCGCGGGAAGCCGCGGAGTTCGCCGCCCGGGTACGCGCGCACGGGTTGCCGCTGGCCGGGGCGATGGTCGAGGTCCCGGCGGCTGCCCTGCGGGCCGGGCGGCTGGCGGAGGTCTGCGACTTCCTCAGCATCGGCACCAACGACCTGTCCCAGTACACCTTCGCGGCCGACCGCCTGCTCGCTCCGCTGGCCGCACTGCTCGACCCCTGGCAGCCCGCGCTGCTCGACCTGGTGGCGGCGACGGCCGGGGCCGGGGCCGCACTCGGCCGCCCGGTCGGGGTGTGCGGCGAGGCGGCCGCCGATCCGGAGCTGGCGCTGGTGCTGGTCGGACTGGGCGTCAACAGCCTCTCGATGGCGCCGTCCTGCCTGCCCGCCGTCCGCGCGGCGCTGGCCGCGCACACCCTCGGCGACTGCCGGGAGCTGGCCGAACTGGCCCGGACGGCGGCCGACGCGGAGACCGCCAGGACGCTGGTCCGGCGGTCGATGAACGCCGAGCTGCGGAACGCCTGA
- a CDS encoding HPr family phosphocarrier protein, with translation MPQLQVTVGSASGLHARPASLLVQAAARQTARVTLARPGQTAVDTRSLLSVLALAAKQGEELELTAVGEDADQALAELAALITEDHDAPAAR, from the coding sequence ATGCCTCAGCTCCAGGTCACCGTCGGCTCCGCCAGCGGCCTGCACGCCCGCCCGGCCTCGCTGCTCGTCCAGGCCGCCGCCCGGCAGACCGCCAGGGTCACCCTGGCCCGCCCCGGACAGACCGCCGTGGACACCCGCAGCCTGCTCTCGGTGCTGGCACTGGCCGCCAAGCAGGGCGAGGAGCTGGAGCTGACCGCCGTGGGTGAGGACGCGGACCAGGCCCTGGCCGAGCTGGCCGCGCTGATCACCGAGGACCACGACGCCCCGGCCGCCCGGTGA
- a CDS encoding (2Fe-2S)-binding protein, with protein MRVTFTANGKPVEADDVWEGESLLYVLRERVGLPGSKNACEQGECGSCTVYLDGVPVCSCLVAAGQVQDREVRTVEGLAEESGELGLVQQAFIDAGAVQCGFCTPGLLVQTDALLDNEPQPSDNDIREALSGNLCRCTGYEKIMDAVRLASARKCAKAASE; from the coding sequence ATGAGGGTCACATTCACCGCCAACGGCAAGCCGGTCGAGGCGGACGACGTCTGGGAGGGCGAGAGCCTCCTCTACGTGCTGCGCGAGCGGGTGGGCCTGCCGGGCTCCAAGAACGCCTGCGAGCAGGGCGAGTGCGGTTCCTGCACGGTCTACCTGGACGGCGTCCCGGTCTGTTCCTGTCTGGTCGCGGCCGGCCAGGTCCAGGACCGCGAGGTCCGCACCGTCGAGGGTCTGGCCGAGGAGAGCGGCGAGCTGGGCCTGGTCCAGCAGGCGTTCATCGACGCCGGCGCCGTCCAGTGCGGCTTCTGCACCCCCGGCCTGCTGGTGCAGACCGACGCGCTGCTCGACAACGAGCCGCAGCCGAGCGACAACGACATCCGCGAGGCGCTGTCGGGCAACCTGTGCCGCTGCACCGGTTACGAGAAGATCATGGACGCGGTGCGGCTGGCTTCCGCCCGCAAGTGCGCGAAGGCGGCCTCCGAATGA
- a CDS encoding NCS2 family permease — protein MTRISTEPGTTDDRPATDDSLTPSEANPPKNALDAYFKISARGSTFGNELRGGLTTFMAMAYILLLNPILLGGADKNGVHLDHAQLTTATALAAAVTTILLGVVGNVPLAAAAGLSVSGAISAIVVPHTTWEQAFGLCVIYGLAIVLLVVSGLREKIMNGIPLPIKHAITIGIGLFIALIGLNKAGFVFQGKGPLLSLGPTGELSGWPVLIFCITLLTIFVLLVRNTRGAILIGLAAGTVIAFVVNAAAGLDDKVWGLQVPKWPGDGPVAAPDFGLFGHVDLFGAFGSQGMGAISASVAVFTLVLAGFFDAMATIIGVGTEAGLADKQGRMPGLSKALFVDGAGGAIGGLSGASGQTVFVESATGVGEGARTGLASVVTGGVFTLMLFFTPLAGIVPVQVASAALVVIGSMMMSQARHIDWSDREVAIPAFLTCVLMPFTYSITAGVAAGVITYCVIKAGRGKWREPGPLMWILTGVFLIYFALTPIKAWLGVH, from the coding sequence ATGACCCGGATCTCCACGGAGCCCGGCACCACTGACGACAGACCCGCCACGGACGACTCCCTCACGCCGTCCGAGGCAAACCCGCCGAAGAACGCGCTGGACGCCTACTTCAAGATATCGGCGCGCGGCTCGACCTTCGGCAATGAGCTCCGCGGTGGCCTCACCACCTTCATGGCGATGGCCTACATCCTGCTGCTCAACCCGATCCTGCTCGGCGGCGCCGACAAGAACGGGGTGCACCTGGACCACGCGCAGCTCACCACGGCCACCGCGCTCGCCGCCGCCGTCACCACGATCCTGCTCGGCGTGGTCGGCAACGTGCCGCTGGCCGCCGCGGCCGGACTCTCGGTCTCCGGCGCGATCTCCGCGATCGTCGTCCCGCACACCACGTGGGAGCAGGCCTTCGGCCTCTGCGTGATCTACGGTCTGGCCATCGTGCTGCTGGTCGTCTCCGGCCTGCGCGAGAAGATCATGAACGGCATCCCACTGCCGATCAAGCACGCGATCACCATCGGCATCGGTCTGTTCATCGCCCTGATCGGTCTGAACAAGGCGGGCTTCGTCTTCCAGGGCAAGGGCCCGCTGCTCTCGCTCGGCCCCACCGGTGAGCTGTCCGGATGGCCCGTGCTGATCTTCTGCATCACCCTGCTGACCATCTTCGTGCTGCTGGTCCGCAACACCCGGGGCGCGATCCTGATCGGCCTCGCGGCCGGCACCGTGATCGCCTTCGTCGTGAACGCGGCCGCCGGTCTGGACGACAAGGTCTGGGGCCTGCAGGTGCCCAAGTGGCCCGGCGACGGCCCGGTGGCCGCCCCCGACTTCGGCCTGTTCGGTCACGTCGACCTGTTCGGCGCCTTCGGCAGCCAGGGCATGGGCGCCATCTCCGCCTCGGTCGCCGTCTTCACCCTGGTGCTGGCCGGCTTCTTCGACGCGATGGCCACCATCATCGGCGTCGGCACCGAGGCCGGTCTGGCCGACAAGCAGGGCCGGATGCCCGGCCTGAGCAAGGCGCTCTTCGTGGACGGTGCCGGCGGCGCCATCGGCGGCCTGTCGGGTGCCTCCGGGCAGACCGTCTTCGTCGAGTCCGCGACCGGCGTCGGCGAGGGTGCCCGGACCGGGCTGGCCTCCGTGGTCACCGGTGGTGTCTTCACCCTGATGCTCTTCTTCACCCCGCTCGCCGGCATCGTGCCGGTCCAGGTGGCCTCGGCCGCCCTGGTGGTGATCGGCTCCATGATGATGAGTCAGGCCCGGCACATCGACTGGTCCGACCGCGAGGTCGCCATCCCGGCCTTCCTCACCTGCGTCCTGATGCCGTTCACCTACAGCATCACCGCCGGTGTCGCGGCCGGTGTGATCACCTACTGCGTGATCAAGGCGGGCCGCGGCAAGTGGCGCGAGCCCGGTCCGCTGATGTGGATCCTCACCGGTGTCTTCCTGATCTACTTCGCCTTGACCCCGATCAAGGCCTGGCTGGGAGTTCACTAG
- the pucD gene encoding xanthine dehydrogenase subunit D, which produces MSTRTIQGQKNLQDIRTSSPDGIGGSPLRPDGNLKVRGEFAYSSDMWHEDMLWGMALRSPHPRANLISVDISEALKVPGVYAVLTHKDIPGSKFYGLEIQDQPALAIDKVRYHGEAIALVAADHPETARRAVKKIKVEYEVLTPIVTEEQCLDPQTHGYVHEPHEYKSHGYDNICHEQKLVSGLGVTDEVRALADVVVSGHYEVGMQDQAFLGPESGLAVPAEDGGIDLYVATQWLHVDREQMAPVLALPEEKVRLTLAGVGGAFGGREDLSMQIHASLLALHTGKPVKIVYARDESFFGHVHRHPAKMYYEHGATRDGKLVYADARIVLDGGAYASASPAVVGNAASLGHGPYVIPNVRMHAIALYSNNPSCGAMRGFGAVQAAFGYESQMDKLAAELGIDPVELRQLNAMAEGDYMPTGQKIDSPAPVAELLQRVKDMPLPPPLDLDNLDIRQVPGALSNTSHGEGIVRGIGYSVGIKNVGFSEGFDDYSTARVRLEVIGGEPVAMVHTAMAEVGQGGVTVHAQIARTELGVEQVTIHPANTEVGSAGSTSASRQTYMTGGAVKLAAEAVKQALITKGRRRYGWDQNDIDLVGGKVVSESAGVLVSMVDLLGEEAIDLTREHHHRPTVPFDKETGQGFGHVQYTFCANRAVVDVDVDLGLVKVVELTAVQDVGKALNPLSVVGQIQGGVTQALGLAVMEEIVVKDGKVRNASFTDYLIPTILDTPPIPVEILELPDPNAPYGLRGVGEAPTVSATPSIVAAIRAATGIALNRIPVRPEHLTGTL; this is translated from the coding sequence ATGAGCACTCGTACCATCCAGGGCCAGAAGAACCTGCAGGACATCCGGACCTCGAGCCCCGACGGCATCGGCGGCTCGCCGCTGCGCCCGGACGGCAACCTGAAGGTCCGCGGCGAGTTCGCGTACTCCTCCGACATGTGGCACGAGGACATGCTCTGGGGCATGGCGCTGCGCTCGCCGCACCCGCGGGCCAACCTGATCAGCGTGGACATCTCCGAGGCGCTCAAGGTGCCCGGCGTGTACGCGGTGCTGACCCACAAGGACATCCCGGGCTCGAAGTTCTACGGCCTGGAGATCCAGGACCAGCCGGCCCTGGCGATCGACAAGGTCCGATACCACGGTGAGGCGATCGCGCTGGTCGCGGCCGACCACCCGGAGACGGCCCGCCGCGCGGTGAAGAAGATCAAGGTCGAGTACGAGGTGCTCACCCCGATCGTCACCGAGGAGCAGTGCCTCGACCCGCAGACCCACGGCTATGTGCACGAGCCGCACGAGTACAAGTCGCACGGGTACGACAACATCTGCCACGAGCAGAAGCTGGTCTCCGGCCTCGGCGTGACCGACGAGGTCCGCGCGCTGGCCGACGTGGTGGTCTCCGGCCACTACGAGGTCGGCATGCAGGACCAGGCCTTCCTCGGCCCGGAGTCCGGCCTCGCGGTGCCCGCCGAGGACGGCGGCATCGACCTCTACGTGGCCACCCAGTGGCTGCACGTGGACCGCGAGCAGATGGCCCCCGTACTGGCCCTGCCGGAGGAGAAGGTCCGGCTCACCCTGGCGGGTGTCGGCGGCGCCTTCGGCGGCCGCGAGGACCTCTCGATGCAGATCCACGCCTCGCTGCTGGCCCTGCACACCGGCAAGCCGGTCAAGATCGTCTACGCCCGCGACGAGTCCTTCTTCGGCCACGTGCACCGCCACCCGGCCAAGATGTACTACGAGCACGGCGCCACCCGCGACGGCAAGCTGGTCTACGCCGACGCCCGGATCGTGCTGGACGGCGGCGCGTACGCCTCCGCCTCCCCCGCGGTGGTCGGCAACGCCGCCTCGCTGGGCCACGGCCCGTACGTGATCCCGAACGTGCGGATGCACGCGATCGCGCTCTACAGCAACAACCCGTCCTGCGGCGCGATGCGCGGCTTCGGCGCGGTCCAGGCGGCCTTCGGCTACGAGTCGCAGATGGACAAGCTGGCGGCCGAACTGGGCATCGACCCGGTCGAGTTGCGGCAGCTGAACGCGATGGCCGAGGGCGACTACATGCCCACCGGACAGAAGATCGACTCGCCGGCCCCGGTCGCCGAGCTGCTGCAGCGGGTCAAGGACATGCCGCTGCCGCCGCCGCTCGACCTGGACAACCTGGACATCCGTCAGGTCCCGGGCGCGCTGTCCAACACCTCGCACGGCGAGGGCATCGTGCGCGGCATCGGCTACTCGGTCGGCATCAAGAACGTCGGCTTCTCCGAGGGCTTCGACGACTACTCCACCGCCCGGGTCCGCCTGGAGGTCATCGGCGGCGAGCCGGTCGCCATGGTGCACACCGCGATGGCCGAGGTCGGCCAGGGCGGCGTCACCGTGCACGCCCAGATCGCCCGTACCGAGCTCGGGGTCGAGCAGGTCACCATCCACCCGGCCAACACCGAGGTGGGGTCGGCCGGTTCGACCTCCGCGTCGCGGCAGACCTACATGACCGGTGGTGCGGTGAAGCTGGCCGCCGAGGCGGTCAAGCAGGCGCTGATCACCAAGGGCCGCCGCCGCTACGGCTGGGACCAGAACGACATCGACCTGGTCGGCGGCAAGGTGGTCTCCGAGAGCGCCGGCGTGCTGGTCTCGATGGTGGACCTGCTCGGCGAGGAGGCCATCGACCTCACCCGCGAGCACCACCACCGCCCGACCGTCCCGTTCGACAAGGAGACCGGGCAGGGCTTCGGCCACGTCCAGTACACCTTCTGCGCCAACCGCGCGGTGGTCGACGTGGACGTCGACCTGGGCCTGGTCAAGGTGGTCGAGCTGACCGCCGTCCAGGACGTCGGCAAGGCGCTGAACCCGCTCTCGGTGGTCGGCCAGATCCAGGGCGGCGTCACCCAGGCGCTCGGCCTGGCCGTGATGGAGGAGATCGTGGTCAAGGACGGGAAGGTGCGCAACGCGTCCTTCACCGACTACCTGATCCCCACCATCCTGGACACCCCGCCGATCCCGGTGGAGATCCTCGAACTCCCCGACCCGAACGCCCCGTACGGACTGCGCGGCGTCGGCGAGGCCCCCACCGTCTCCGCCACGCCCTCGATCGTCGCCGCGATCCGGGCCGCCACGGGGATCGCCCTGAACCGGATCCCGGTCCGGCCGGAGCACCTCACCGGGACGCTCTAG
- a CDS encoding DeoR/GlpR family DNA-binding transcription regulator, with amino-acid sequence MYAPERQQQILLLAQEHGRVDVPSLAEEFGVTQETVRRDLSALDKAGLLRRVHGGALPAGGLHLEPGLAERDSTAAPEKERIARAALELLPTEGSLLLDAGTTISRLAALLPLDSTLTVVTNALPVAARLADHPDLTLHLVGGRLRHRTQAAVDAWALRDLADVHADLAVVATNGFGPESGLTTPDLAEAAVKRAMLAGAGRVVLLADSSKYGSRQFARFGTLREVDVLITDTGLTDQQAAEIENLGPEVIRA; translated from the coding sequence ATGTACGCTCCGGAGCGCCAGCAACAGATCCTGCTCCTCGCCCAGGAACACGGCCGGGTCGACGTCCCCTCGCTCGCCGAGGAGTTCGGCGTCACCCAGGAGACCGTCCGGCGGGACCTGAGCGCGCTCGACAAGGCCGGCCTGCTCCGCCGGGTGCACGGCGGCGCGCTCCCGGCCGGCGGCCTCCACCTGGAGCCCGGCCTCGCCGAACGCGACTCCACGGCCGCCCCGGAGAAGGAGCGGATCGCCCGCGCCGCCCTGGAGCTGCTGCCCACCGAGGGCAGCCTGCTGCTGGACGCGGGCACCACGATCTCCCGGCTGGCCGCACTGCTCCCCCTGGACAGCACGCTGACCGTGGTCACCAACGCCCTCCCGGTCGCCGCCCGGCTGGCCGACCACCCGGATCTGACGCTCCATCTGGTCGGCGGGCGGCTCCGGCACCGTACCCAGGCCGCCGTGGACGCCTGGGCGCTGCGCGACCTGGCCGACGTGCACGCCGACCTCGCGGTGGTCGCCACCAACGGCTTCGGCCCGGAGAGCGGCCTGACCACGCCCGACCTGGCCGAGGCCGCCGTCAAGCGCGCCATGCTCGCCGGGGCGGGGCGGGTGGTGCTGCTCGCCGACTCCTCCAAGTACGGCAGCCGGCAGTTCGCCCGCTTCGGCACGCTCCGCGAGGTGGACGTGCTGATCACCGACACCGGCCTGACGGACCAGCAGGCCGCAGAGATCGAGAACCTCGGACCGGAAGTGATCCGCGCATGA
- the pfkB gene encoding 1-phosphofructokinase: MIVTITPNPSLDRTYELPDLARGEVNRATTDRVDPGGKGVNVARALTAAGHRAAAVLPLGGFSGLLLSDLLLRQGIEVASVPVRGETRINVSIVEGDHTLTKINAPGPELSAEESAALLATVRRDYTGPDVDWLACCGSLPRGLDPDWYADLVAQVHSGGARIALDTSGPALLAALRARPDVVKPNREELAEAVGRQLTTVGEAVAAAEELRERGAQQVLASLGADGMLLVSAEGTWYGTAPVATVRSDVGAGDASLAGFLGTGGTGPKALAAALAHGAAAVQLPGSAMPTPADLAPDAVTVTTDIPHTRPLA, translated from the coding sequence ATGATCGTCACCATCACCCCCAACCCCAGCCTGGACCGCACCTACGAACTACCGGACCTGGCCCGGGGCGAGGTCAACCGCGCCACCACCGACCGGGTCGACCCCGGCGGCAAGGGCGTCAACGTGGCCCGCGCGCTCACCGCCGCCGGACACCGGGCCGCGGCCGTGCTCCCGCTCGGCGGCTTCTCCGGACTGCTGCTCTCCGACCTACTGCTCCGTCAGGGCATCGAGGTGGCCAGCGTCCCGGTCCGCGGCGAGACCCGGATCAACGTCTCGATCGTCGAGGGCGACCACACCCTCACCAAGATCAACGCACCAGGACCGGAGCTCAGCGCCGAGGAGTCGGCGGCCCTGCTCGCCACCGTCCGCCGCGACTACACCGGCCCGGACGTGGACTGGCTGGCCTGCTGCGGCAGCCTGCCGCGCGGGCTGGACCCCGACTGGTACGCCGACCTGGTCGCCCAGGTGCACTCCGGCGGCGCCCGGATCGCCCTCGACACCTCAGGCCCCGCGCTGCTCGCCGCCCTCCGGGCCAGGCCCGACGTGGTCAAGCCCAACCGCGAGGAGCTCGCCGAGGCGGTGGGGCGTCAACTCACCACCGTGGGCGAGGCGGTGGCCGCCGCCGAGGAGTTGCGCGAGCGCGGCGCCCAGCAGGTGCTCGCCAGTCTCGGCGCCGACGGCATGCTGCTCGTCTCCGCCGAGGGCACCTGGTACGGCACCGCCCCCGTCGCCACCGTCCGCAGCGACGTGGGTGCGGGCGACGCCTCGCTGGCCGGCTTCCTCGGCACCGGCGGCACCGGCCCCAAGGCCCTCGCCGCCGCCCTCGCCCACGGCGCCGCCGCCGTCCAGCTCCCCGGCAGCGCCATGCCCACCCCCGCCGACCTCGCCCCCGACGCGGTCACCGTCACCACCGACATCCCCCACACCCGGCCCCTTGCGTAA
- a CDS encoding XdhC family protein: MQDIAEQLLAWHSSGRSFAVATVVGVSGSAPRDPGAALAVDADGEAIGSVSGGCVEGAVYELCQEAIATGTPVLERFGYSDEDAFAVGLTCGGILDVFVQPVVPGADPALDAGITYIASGTPVALARIVAGPAALLGATVAVTADTHHGSLTPAPSTTVALERAAVAEARAMLDAGRTGQLVLGLDGRPCTPLDFSTTGASQGTVTFFIESYVPAPRMLVFGAIDFAAAVVRIGKFLGYRVTVCDARPVFATARRFPEADEVVVDWPHRYLESQLSAIDGRTVLCVLTHDAKFDIPLLERALRLPVAFVGAMGSRKTHRDRNARLREVGLTDAEIGRLRSPIGLDLGARTPEETAVSVAAEIVAHRRGGSCLPLSAGDGPIHHDLARAAEETVPSAAA, encoded by the coding sequence ATGCAGGACATCGCCGAGCAGCTGCTGGCCTGGCACTCCTCCGGGCGCTCCTTCGCCGTGGCCACCGTGGTCGGCGTCTCCGGCAGCGCGCCGCGCGACCCCGGCGCCGCGCTCGCGGTGGACGCGGACGGCGAGGCGATCGGCTCGGTCTCCGGCGGCTGCGTCGAGGGCGCGGTGTACGAGCTCTGCCAGGAGGCGATCGCCACCGGCACCCCGGTCCTGGAGCGGTTCGGCTACAGCGACGAGGACGCCTTCGCGGTCGGCCTCACCTGCGGCGGCATCCTGGACGTCTTCGTCCAGCCGGTGGTCCCCGGCGCCGACCCCGCGCTCGACGCGGGCATCACCTACATCGCCTCCGGCACCCCGGTCGCGCTGGCCCGGATCGTGGCCGGCCCGGCCGCCCTGCTCGGCGCCACCGTCGCGGTCACCGCCGACACCCACCACGGCTCGCTCACCCCGGCCCCCTCCACGACCGTCGCGCTGGAGCGCGCCGCCGTCGCCGAGGCGCGGGCCATGCTGGACGCGGGCCGCACCGGGCAGTTGGTGCTCGGCCTGGACGGGCGCCCGTGTACACCTCTTGATTTCTCAACAACGGGCGCGTCACAGGGCACCGTCACCTTCTTCATCGAGTCGTACGTGCCCGCGCCCCGGATGCTGGTCTTCGGCGCGATCGACTTCGCGGCGGCGGTGGTGCGGATCGGCAAGTTCCTCGGCTACCGGGTCACCGTCTGCGACGCCCGCCCGGTCTTCGCCACCGCGCGGCGCTTCCCGGAGGCCGACGAGGTGGTGGTCGACTGGCCGCACCGCTACCTGGAGTCCCAGCTCTCCGCGATCGACGGCCGGACCGTGCTGTGCGTGCTGACCCACGACGCCAAGTTCGACATCCCGCTGCTGGAGCGCGCGCTCCGGCTGCCGGTCGCCTTCGTCGGCGCGATGGGCTCCCGCAAGACCCACCGCGACCGCAACGCCCGGCTCCGCGAGGTCGGCCTGACCGACGCCGAGATCGGCCGGCTGCGCTCCCCGATCGGCCTCGACCTCGGTGCCCGCACCCCCGAGGAGACCGCCGTCTCGGTCGCCGCCGAGATCGTCGCGCACCGCCGCGGCGGCTCCTGCCTGCCGCTCTCGGCCGGCGACGGACCGATCCACCACGACCTGGCCCGCGCCGCCGAGGAGACCGTCCCCTCCGCCGCCGCCTGA